A genomic region of Xanthomonas campestris pv. phormiicola contains the following coding sequences:
- a CDS encoding type IV secretion system protein, translating to MSACAAIPIDGDGGLAAGLAAIDCQINGAVQAGYAQLFGASGMFGAVLRAMLVVWVAVLALGLIGGRLRLSLPALGPRLFGVALVLTFATAWPAYQTVVYGLLVGGPDQIASAFLGAPQGATQAFASRLDGLLGELVELGRQFDAQAAAPQAKQAARLVRGCALLLLLSTVGLLVVARLVLAALLALGPMFVLLALFRATRGLFEGWLRMALSFALVPMLVALAGAVLLRVLAPVIDAIALDPLAAAQQQRPLLMLLLGCAIYLGLLLAMAWTAAGLARAWRLGRGDQAADGGSSRVDVQARGAPAALSPARVHDLATEARAASAGSARTLHWLGGLARDSAPRTTPQASVAAVSVGSRRGGLGQGMRPRMAPRPLGGARTP from the coding sequence ATGAGCGCCTGCGCGGCGATTCCGATCGACGGCGATGGCGGCCTGGCCGCCGGCCTGGCCGCCATCGACTGCCAGATCAACGGCGCGGTGCAGGCCGGCTATGCGCAGCTGTTCGGCGCCAGCGGCATGTTCGGCGCGGTGCTGCGCGCCATGCTGGTGGTGTGGGTGGCGGTGCTGGCGCTGGGCCTGATCGGCGGGCGCCTGCGCCTGAGCCTGCCGGCGCTGGGGCCGCGCCTGTTCGGCGTCGCGCTGGTGCTGACCTTCGCCACCGCGTGGCCGGCCTACCAGACGGTGGTCTATGGCCTGCTGGTCGGCGGTCCCGACCAGATCGCGTCGGCCTTCCTGGGGGCGCCGCAGGGCGCCACCCAGGCCTTCGCGTCGCGGCTGGACGGCCTGCTCGGCGAACTGGTCGAACTCGGCCGCCAATTCGATGCGCAGGCGGCTGCGCCGCAGGCCAAGCAGGCGGCCAGGCTGGTGCGCGGCTGCGCCCTGTTGCTGCTGCTGTCGACGGTGGGGCTGCTGGTCGTGGCGCGGCTGGTGCTGGCGGCGTTGCTGGCGCTGGGGCCGATGTTCGTGCTGCTTGCGTTGTTCCGCGCGACCCGCGGCCTGTTCGAGGGCTGGTTGCGCATGGCGTTGAGTTTTGCGCTGGTGCCGATGCTGGTGGCATTGGCCGGTGCGGTGTTGTTGCGGGTGCTGGCGCCGGTGATCGACGCGATCGCGCTGGATCCGCTGGCGGCCGCGCAACAGCAGCGGCCGCTGCTGATGCTGCTGCTCGGGTGTGCGATCTACCTGGGCCTGCTGCTGGCGATGGCCTGGACCGCCGCCGGCCTGGCCCGCGCATGGCGCCTCGGCCGTGGCGATCAAGCTGCAGACGGTGGCTCGTCGCGGGTCGATGTGCAGGCCCGTGGAGCGCCCGCCGCGCTATCGCCCGCGCGGGTGCATGACCTCGCCACCGAGGCGCGGGCCGCCTCCGCGGGCAGCGCCCGCACCCTGCACTGGCTTGGTGGCCTGGCCCGCGACAGCGCGCCGCGCACGACGCCGCAGGCGTCTGTCGCCGCGGTGAGCGTGGGCAGTCGCCGTGGCGGCCTGGGGCAGGGCATGCGGCCACGCATGGCGCCGCGCCCGCTCGGCGGAGCGAGGACACCATGA
- the fghA gene encoding S-formylglutathione hydrolase — translation MERIEHHACCGGWQDVYRHVSTVLGCTMNVAVYLPPQAEHAALPVLYWLSGLTCTEQNFITKAGAQRYAAEHGVILVAPDTSPRGDDVADAEGYDLGKGAGFYVNATREPWARHYRMYDYVVQELPALIEAQFPHNGRRAISGHSMGGHGALVIALKNPGRYRSVSAFSPIVAPSQVPWGEKAFSAYLGDDRASWKAYDATALIAEAGERLPLLIDQGGGDEFLDKQLRPQLLQAAAAAAGYPLTLRLQPGYDHSYYFIGSFIGEHIAHHARALQG, via the coding sequence ATGGAACGCATCGAACACCATGCCTGCTGCGGTGGCTGGCAGGACGTCTATCGCCACGTGTCGACCGTGCTTGGCTGCACGATGAACGTGGCCGTGTACCTGCCGCCGCAGGCCGAACACGCCGCGCTGCCGGTGCTGTACTGGCTCAGCGGGCTCACCTGCACCGAGCAGAACTTCATCACCAAGGCCGGCGCGCAGCGCTACGCCGCCGAGCACGGGGTGATCCTGGTCGCGCCGGACACCAGCCCGCGCGGCGACGACGTCGCCGATGCCGAAGGCTACGACCTGGGCAAGGGCGCCGGTTTCTACGTCAACGCCACCCGCGAACCGTGGGCCAGGCACTACCGCATGTACGACTACGTGGTGCAGGAACTGCCGGCGTTGATCGAGGCGCAGTTCCCGCACAACGGGCGGCGCGCGATCAGCGGCCACTCGATGGGCGGCCATGGCGCGCTGGTGATCGCGCTGAAGAATCCGGGGCGCTATCGCAGCGTGTCGGCGTTCTCGCCGATCGTGGCGCCGTCGCAGGTGCCGTGGGGCGAGAAGGCGTTTTCGGCCTATCTCGGCGACGACCGCGCCAGCTGGAAGGCCTACGACGCCACCGCGCTGATCGCCGAAGCGGGCGAGCGCCTGCCGTTGCTGATCGACCAGGGCGGCGGCGACGAGTTCCTCGACAAACAGCTGCGGCCGCAGTTGCTGCAGGCCGCGGCCGCCGCCGCCGGCTACCCGCTGACGCTGCGCCTGCAGCCTGGCTACGACCACAGCTACTACTTCATCGGCAGCTTCATCGGCGAGCACATCGCCCACCACGCGCGCGCGCTGCAGGGCTGA
- a CDS encoding lytic transglycosylase domain-containing protein, with the protein MTFDGKCRRSATCEDGFELYVSVASRMRRQVGDWRHAAVARRPRPPRVIAIPDSTAMLRHPASRPHRRPVPSACMWRLAPLLLGLAACTQAHAQVMEIGEDGSVRQLGDGWATPAATQRPSAAAHTSAFAAAPPYRAAFEAAAARHGLSVALLQSLAWSESRYDASAVSPAGAIGVMQLMPATARALAVDPWDPQQNIEGGAAYLRQQLDRFDGDLERALAAYNAGPGQVQRHAGVPPFRETRAYVAGNLERLAELSVAGAASIVSLSIPQGDLQ; encoded by the coding sequence GTGACATTTGACGGCAAATGCCGGCGATCGGCCACGTGCGAGGATGGATTCGAGCTCTACGTGTCCGTTGCGTCGCGCATGCGGCGACAGGTTGGCGACTGGCGGCATGCCGCGGTCGCGCGACGTCCACGCCCGCCACGTGTCATCGCGATTCCGGATTCCACTGCCATGCTGCGCCATCCCGCCTCCCGCCCACACCGTCGCCCCGTACCCAGTGCCTGCATGTGGCGCCTGGCGCCGTTGCTGCTGGGGCTGGCGGCATGCACGCAGGCGCACGCGCAGGTCATGGAAATCGGCGAGGACGGCAGCGTGCGCCAGCTCGGCGATGGCTGGGCGACGCCGGCCGCGACGCAGCGCCCGTCCGCTGCGGCGCACACCTCCGCATTCGCTGCCGCGCCGCCCTATCGCGCCGCCTTCGAGGCCGCCGCGGCCCGCCATGGGCTGAGTGTGGCGTTGTTGCAGTCGTTGGCCTGGTCCGAGTCGCGTTACGACGCATCCGCGGTGTCGCCGGCCGGCGCGATCGGGGTGATGCAGTTGATGCCGGCCACCGCCCGCGCGTTGGCGGTGGACCCCTGGGATCCGCAGCAGAACATCGAGGGCGGGGCGGCCTATCTGCGGCAGCAGCTGGATCGCTTCGACGGCGACTTGGAGCGCGCGCTGGCCGCCTACAACGCCGGACCGGGTCAGGTACAGCGGCATGCAGGCGTGCCGCCGTTCCGCGAAACCCGCGCCTATGTCGCCGGCAACCTCGAGCGTCTGGCCGAGCTCAGCGTCGCTGGCGCCGCTTCCATCGTGTCGCTTTCCATCCCCCAGGGAGATCTGCAATGA
- the virB11 gene encoding P-type DNA transfer ATPase VirB11 codes for MQSPPLAFPRAPAQDVYLQRYLLPFQPWLEAADVTEILVNRPGEVWVERLGQPCMQRIDVPAIDDVLLERLATQVARVTHQAVNREHPLLAATLPGGERVQVVAPPATRRHWALAIRRHLNLDLGLEAYRLADAGARDDLAWDAQASLSGLRAAVAARRTLLIAGGTSSGKTTFLNALLKEVPASERIVAVEDTPELHLRQSNHLGLVAVKGEQGETRITTQDLLQAALRLRPDRILLGEVRGPEAVTFLRAINTGHPGSFTTIHANTPQGALEQLALMVMQSGIGLSRADTLGYIRSVVDLVVQLGRVNGERRILAIEALR; via the coding sequence GTGCAGTCGCCGCCGCTGGCATTTCCGCGGGCGCCCGCGCAGGACGTCTATCTGCAGCGCTATCTGTTGCCCTTCCAGCCCTGGCTGGAGGCGGCGGACGTCACCGAGATCCTGGTCAATCGCCCGGGCGAGGTCTGGGTGGAGCGCCTGGGCCAGCCCTGCATGCAGCGCATCGACGTCCCCGCCATCGACGATGTGCTGCTGGAACGTCTGGCCACGCAGGTCGCGCGTGTCACCCACCAGGCGGTGAACCGCGAGCATCCGCTGCTGGCGGCCACCCTGCCGGGCGGCGAGCGCGTGCAGGTGGTGGCGCCGCCGGCCACGCGCCGGCACTGGGCGCTGGCGATCCGCCGCCACTTGAACCTGGATCTCGGGCTGGAGGCGTATCGGCTGGCCGACGCAGGCGCCCGCGACGACCTGGCCTGGGATGCGCAGGCGTCGCTGTCCGGGTTGCGTGCCGCGGTGGCGGCGCGGCGCACGCTGTTGATCGCCGGCGGTACCTCGTCGGGCAAGACCACCTTCCTCAATGCGTTGCTGAAGGAAGTGCCGGCCAGCGAACGCATCGTCGCGGTGGAAGACACGCCGGAGCTGCACCTGCGCCAATCCAATCACCTCGGCCTGGTCGCGGTGAAGGGCGAGCAGGGCGAAACCCGCATCACCACCCAGGATCTGCTGCAGGCCGCGCTGCGGCTGCGGCCGGACCGCATCCTGCTCGGCGAAGTGCGCGGCCCGGAGGCGGTGACCTTCCTGCGCGCGATCAACACCGGCCATCCGGGGTCGTTCACCACCATCCATGCCAACACGCCGCAGGGCGCGCTGGAACAGTTGGCGCTGATGGTGATGCAGTCGGGCATCGGCCTGAGCCGTGCCGACACCTTGGGCTACATCCGCAGCGTGGTCGACCTGGTGGTGCAGCTGGGCCGGGTCAACGGCGAGCGCCGCATCCTGGCGATCGAAGCGCTGCGCTGA
- a CDS encoding VirB4 family type IV secretion/conjugal transfer ATPase yields the protein MMRPREQRAGDHLPYARLLDAHTVQLRDGALLQCLRLEGLAFETADGDVLDLHQQARDAALRAVADSRFVLHHHLLRLRASVEVGGDFADPVCALIDRRWRGQLGQRRLFVNELFVSLLRRPARGKTGIAERLGGVLRRGLGDTARAAALARGRRELDAARDALLAALQPYGARLLGEYETAHGVCSEPLELLSALYNGELRPMLRPPHGDLGHHLPYRRISFGLEALERKGPGAARDYAALLSLKEYPPNALPGMLDALLRMPCELVLSESFAFVERQLGLERVSLALRRMRAAEEDSASLRQGLVEAKDDLASGRAVFGEHRFGLLVRADALEALDAAVAECAAALADLGAVAVREDLCLEPAFWAQFPGNEAYAARHALLSSGAFASLASLHGFPQGRADGNHWGDAVTVLETTAATPYFFNFHRGDLGHFSVIGPSGSGKTVVLNFLAAQVQKWRPRVLLFDKDRGAEIFVRAIGGRYASLRSGEATGFNPLQLPDTPGNRAFLRRWLAQLLGDAQQPLSADEAAILAAAVDANYEQAPQYRRLRHFRELLGGQRRPQPGDLAARLAPWCGDGERAWLFDHAYDRLDLGIPTLGFDMTELLDMPQLRTPTLLYLFHRVEERLDGSPALILIDEGWKALDDAVFAAHLRDWMKTLRKRNAIVGFGTQSARDALDSRVASAIIEQAATQIFMPNPRARAEDYCDGFGLSAQELELVRLLPAHAHAFLVKHGNESVVARLDLSGMPELLTVLSGREASVRRLDQLRAQLGEHPRQWWEALTGVPYPAPAACAADERAA from the coding sequence ATGATGCGGCCGCGTGAACAACGCGCTGGCGACCATCTGCCCTACGCGCGGCTGCTGGATGCGCATACCGTGCAGTTGCGCGACGGCGCGTTGCTGCAGTGCCTGCGCCTGGAAGGGTTGGCGTTCGAGACCGCCGACGGCGACGTGCTGGACCTGCACCAGCAGGCGCGCGACGCGGCGTTGCGTGCGGTGGCCGATTCGCGCTTCGTGTTGCATCACCACCTGCTGCGGCTGCGTGCGAGCGTGGAGGTGGGCGGCGACTTCGCCGATCCGGTCTGCGCGCTGATCGACCGGCGCTGGCGCGGGCAGCTCGGCCAGCGCCGGCTGTTCGTCAATGAGTTGTTCGTCAGCCTGCTGCGGCGCCCGGCGCGCGGCAAGACCGGTATCGCCGAGCGCCTGGGTGGCGTGTTGCGCAGGGGCCTGGGCGACACCGCGCGCGCGGCGGCGCTGGCGCGCGGGCGCCGCGAACTGGATGCCGCGCGCGATGCCTTGCTGGCCGCATTGCAGCCCTACGGCGCGCGCCTGCTCGGCGAGTACGAGACCGCGCACGGAGTGTGCTCCGAGCCGCTGGAACTGCTCTCGGCGCTGTACAACGGCGAGCTGCGGCCGATGCTGCGGCCGCCGCATGGCGACCTGGGCCATCACCTGCCGTACCGGCGCATCAGCTTCGGCCTGGAAGCGCTGGAACGCAAAGGCCCCGGTGCCGCGCGCGACTACGCCGCGCTGCTGTCGCTGAAGGAATATCCGCCGAACGCGCTGCCGGGCATGCTCGATGCGCTGTTGCGCATGCCGTGCGAGCTGGTGCTCTCGGAAAGCTTCGCTTTCGTCGAACGGCAGTTGGGACTGGAGCGCGTCTCGCTGGCGCTGCGCCGCATGCGCGCCGCCGAGGAGGATTCGGCGTCGCTGCGGCAGGGCCTGGTCGAGGCCAAGGACGACCTGGCCAGCGGCCGCGCGGTGTTCGGCGAACATCGCTTCGGCCTGCTGGTGCGCGCCGATGCGCTGGAGGCGCTGGACGCGGCCGTCGCCGAGTGCGCGGCGGCGCTGGCCGACCTGGGCGCGGTGGCGGTACGCGAGGACCTGTGCCTGGAGCCGGCGTTCTGGGCGCAATTCCCCGGCAACGAAGCCTACGCGGCGCGGCATGCGCTGCTGTCCAGCGGCGCGTTCGCCAGCCTGGCCTCGCTGCACGGCTTTCCGCAGGGCCGCGCCGACGGCAACCACTGGGGCGACGCGGTGACGGTGCTGGAAACCACCGCCGCCACGCCGTATTTCTTCAATTTCCACCGCGGCGACCTGGGCCACTTCAGCGTCATCGGTCCGTCCGGCTCGGGCAAGACGGTGGTGCTGAACTTTCTCGCCGCGCAGGTGCAGAAGTGGCGCCCGCGGGTACTGCTGTTCGACAAGGACCGCGGCGCGGAGATCTTCGTGCGTGCGATCGGCGGGCGCTATGCCAGCTTGCGCAGCGGCGAGGCGACCGGCTTCAATCCGCTGCAGTTGCCGGATACGCCGGGCAACCGTGCGTTCCTGCGGCGCTGGCTGGCGCAGTTGCTGGGCGATGCGCAGCAGCCGTTGAGCGCCGACGAGGCGGCGATCCTGGCCGCCGCGGTGGACGCCAATTACGAGCAGGCGCCGCAGTACCGCCGCCTGCGCCATTTCCGCGAACTGCTCGGCGGCCAGCGCCGTCCGCAGCCCGGCGACCTGGCCGCGCGCCTGGCACCGTGGTGCGGCGACGGCGAGCGCGCCTGGTTGTTCGATCACGCCTACGACCGCTTGGACCTGGGCATTCCGACACTGGGGTTCGACATGACCGAACTGCTGGACATGCCGCAGCTGCGCACGCCGACGTTGTTGTACCTGTTCCACCGCGTGGAGGAGCGGCTCGACGGCAGCCCGGCGCTGATCCTGATCGACGAAGGCTGGAAGGCGCTGGACGATGCCGTATTCGCGGCCCATCTGCGCGACTGGATGAAGACCTTGCGCAAGCGCAACGCGATCGTCGGCTTCGGCACCCAGAGCGCGCGTGACGCGCTGGACAGCCGGGTCGCCAGCGCGATCATCGAACAGGCCGCCACGCAGATCTTCATGCCCAATCCGCGCGCCCGGGCGGAGGACTATTGCGACGGCTTCGGCCTCAGCGCGCAGGAACTGGAACTGGTGCGGCTGCTGCCGGCGCATGCGCATGCGTTCCTGGTCAAGCACGGCAACGAGAGCGTGGTGGCGCGGCTGGACCTGTCGGGCATGCCGGAGTTGCTGACCGTGCTGTCCGGTCGCGAAGCCAGCGTGCGCCGCCTGGACCAGCTGCGCGCGCAGTTGGGCGAGCATCCGCGGCAGTGGTGGGAAGCGCTGACCGGGGTGCCGTATCCGGCGCCGGCCGCCTGCGCTGCCGACGAGCGTGCCGCATGA
- the gfa gene encoding S-(hydroxymethyl)glutathione synthase, with protein MSTVTIHPSVDGGVRAGAENFQGGTLECHCASDKVTVDVGAQTAHNHACGCTKCWKPKGATFAVIAVVGRDKVKVTAHEEKLKVVDESATIRRHACTGCGVHLYGRIENTEHPFYGLDFIHTELSPQQGWSAPGFAAFVSSIIESGTRPEAMDGVRSRLRELKLEPYDCLSPPLMDAISTHVARKNGVLQ; from the coding sequence ATGAGTACCGTAACGATTCATCCGTCGGTGGACGGTGGTGTGCGCGCAGGCGCGGAGAATTTCCAGGGCGGTACCCTGGAATGCCACTGCGCCAGCGACAAGGTGACCGTGGACGTTGGGGCGCAGACCGCGCACAACCACGCCTGCGGCTGCACCAAGTGCTGGAAGCCGAAAGGCGCGACGTTCGCAGTGATCGCGGTGGTGGGCCGCGACAAGGTCAAGGTCACCGCGCACGAGGAGAAGCTGAAGGTGGTCGACGAAAGCGCGACGATCCGCCGTCATGCCTGCACCGGCTGCGGCGTGCACCTGTACGGGCGCATCGAGAACACCGAGCATCCGTTCTACGGCCTGGACTTCATCCATACCGAACTGTCGCCGCAGCAGGGCTGGTCGGCGCCGGGCTTCGCGGCGTTCGTGTCCTCGATCATCGAGAGCGGCACCCGCCCGGAAGCGATGGACGGCGTGCGCAGCCGGCTGCGCGAGCTGAAGCTGGAACCCTACGACTGCCTGTCGCCGCCGTTGATGGACGCGATCTCCACCCACGTCGCGCGCAAGAACGGCGTACTGCAGTAA
- a CDS encoding TrbG/VirB9 family P-type conjugative transfer protein produces the protein MNSRARRVGRAALCLLALAAVADACADPRIRELDYDDRKVVRIDGCFGFQTMVEFAADERIENVGLGEAAHWLVVPNKRANLLFVKPAYRTSHSNMTVATDRHRYSFELVASDSPDCRRGRVVYDLRFRYPEEAATRAAATAAVASAQAEVQASAALPAPAQRNSAYSFSGARENVPLRVFDDGRSTYFQWADASSTPAVYALASDGSETPLAFTRRGDYLVADQIAPAFALRRGHAVAQLFNDGFHTPALDAQSPQPRTAAPAPARRPAWWRRKTADAP, from the coding sequence ATGAACAGCCGCGCTCGCCGAGTCGGCCGCGCCGCCTTGTGCCTGCTTGCGTTGGCGGCGGTTGCCGATGCCTGCGCCGATCCGCGCATCCGCGAACTGGACTACGACGACCGCAAGGTGGTGCGCATCGACGGCTGCTTCGGTTTCCAGACCATGGTCGAGTTCGCCGCCGACGAGCGCATCGAGAACGTGGGACTGGGCGAGGCGGCGCACTGGCTGGTGGTGCCCAACAAGCGCGCCAACCTGCTGTTCGTGAAGCCGGCCTATCGGACCAGCCACAGCAACATGACCGTCGCCACCGACCGCCATCGCTACAGTTTCGAACTGGTGGCCAGCGATTCGCCCGATTGCAGGCGCGGGCGCGTGGTCTACGACCTGCGCTTCCGCTATCCCGAGGAGGCCGCCACACGCGCGGCGGCGACGGCGGCGGTGGCCAGCGCGCAGGCCGAGGTGCAGGCGAGCGCGGCGCTGCCGGCGCCGGCGCAGCGCAACAGCGCCTACAGTTTCAGCGGCGCGCGCGAGAACGTGCCGCTGCGCGTGTTCGACGACGGCCGCAGCACCTATTTCCAGTGGGCCGATGCCAGCAGCACGCCGGCGGTGTACGCGCTGGCCAGCGACGGCTCGGAGACCCCGCTCGCGTTCACCCGCCGCGGCGACTATCTGGTGGCCGACCAGATCGCGCCGGCGTTCGCCCTGCGCCGCGGCCATGCGGTGGCGCAGTTGTTCAACGACGGCTTCCACACGCCGGCACTGGATGCGCAGTCGCCGCAGCCGCGTACCGCGGCGCCCGCGCCCGCGCGCCGCCCGGCCTGGTGGCGAAGGAAGACAGCCGATGCGCCCTGA
- a CDS encoding TrbC/VirB2 family protein: MNPMFRRLPILVATAAFAPSAWARGGDPAGSGPILSALEWIQGTLLGNAATAVAVIAVAVVGLMMLSGRIHWRLGATVILGCFVLFGATTIVAGIRAAAG, encoded by the coding sequence ATGAACCCCATGTTCCGCCGCCTGCCGATCCTGGTCGCCACTGCCGCATTCGCTCCCTCCGCGTGGGCGCGGGGCGGCGATCCGGCCGGCTCCGGGCCGATCCTGTCGGCGCTGGAGTGGATCCAGGGCACGCTGCTCGGCAATGCCGCCACCGCGGTGGCGGTGATCGCCGTGGCCGTGGTCGGCTTGATGATGCTGAGCGGACGCATCCATTGGCGCCTCGGCGCGACCGTGATCCTCGGTTGCTTCGTGTTGTTCGGCGCGACCACCATCGTCGCCGGCATCCGCGCGGCGGCAGGCTGA
- a CDS encoding type IV secretion system protein VirB3 translates to MSALRSTPIFPALTRPQMFCGVTYSYFIVNGVVTTEAFLMTRSFWALAVALLAHGVGYLACLREPRVFDLWLVRVSRCPRVRHWRRWRCNSYAP, encoded by the coding sequence ATGAGCGCGTTGCGATCCACGCCGATCTTCCCCGCGCTGACCCGGCCGCAGATGTTCTGCGGCGTCACCTACAGCTATTTCATCGTCAATGGCGTGGTGACCACGGAGGCGTTCCTGATGACGCGTTCGTTCTGGGCGCTGGCGGTGGCGCTGCTCGCCCATGGCGTCGGCTACCTGGCGTGCCTGCGCGAGCCGCGCGTGTTCGACCTGTGGCTGGTGCGGGTCAGCCGCTGCCCGCGGGTGCGCCATTGGCGCCGCTGGCGCTGCAACAGCTACGCGCCATGA